A single window of Jiangella alkaliphila DNA harbors:
- a CDS encoding glycoside hydrolase domain-containing protein, which yields MQNILDSVDPLIGTGATDLPPAQGLAATWWWPKAQVGNTHPGASYPLGMVSACAYSGAYPTGYGVYRISTEGQPTQLYDRNQASGFTHFQQSGTGAIRKYYNYFRVTPMIEPLDALGTLWNLHDEVAEPGYYAATLDTSVRCEVTVGAKTAVHRYTFPESRSARVVVDFSYGGLAIEHGRTVPLRAHMQSLGRGQAEGTLVMEGVPLSVFIEADTPDWRQLLWYDRRLVDGGTRLDFDYIRRTTLRPFGLILMGPAAAGQTVELKMGFSLRGTEQARANLDDELGLGRTRFDKCRSRTRKKWSSHFDQVKVDGGTEARRTVFATSLYHSLIKPCFADDESPFWPTPGPFVFDICTMWDIYKTQIPLITALAPRRGAALLESLIRVCEEEGNFPIGYRMAKGADRFFRQGSALAHTALADGYLLGLDGIDWDWALVHMQDDLRRVYGEDFLEKDVVHPVTHTLDLAYGYHCTSLIARGLGDRRLADELERRAKHWANAFEPETGLLAKSTYYEGGRWNYSFRLLHDMAGRIELAGGDDRFVELLDAFFGYGQPPVRQLGTPPFADEYRAGAALHRFEGLNNEPDMEAPWAYHYAGRPDRTAQIVQAALAYQFAPTRGGLPGNDDSGALSSWYVWASLGLFPVAGQNLFLVNAPAFATASLEIGGNEFLIETIGHRETPISYETGTAPAPQFVQSATFNGKPLDGGFITGNELHGGGRLQIELGPEPSAWATKERPPSVSDRTDG from the coding sequence ATGCAGAACATACTGGACAGCGTTGATCCCTTAATCGGCACCGGGGCCACGGACCTGCCGCCCGCCCAGGGTCTGGCCGCGACGTGGTGGTGGCCGAAGGCGCAGGTCGGCAACACCCATCCCGGCGCGAGCTACCCGCTGGGCATGGTGTCGGCGTGCGCCTACTCCGGCGCGTACCCGACCGGCTACGGGGTCTACCGCATCAGCACCGAGGGCCAGCCGACGCAGCTGTACGACCGGAACCAGGCGTCCGGGTTCACGCACTTCCAGCAGTCCGGCACCGGCGCGATCCGCAAGTACTACAACTACTTCCGCGTCACCCCGATGATCGAGCCGCTGGACGCGCTCGGCACGCTGTGGAACCTGCACGACGAGGTCGCGGAGCCGGGGTACTACGCGGCGACGCTCGACACCAGCGTCAGGTGCGAGGTGACCGTCGGCGCGAAGACGGCCGTCCACCGGTACACGTTCCCCGAGAGCCGCAGCGCCCGCGTCGTCGTCGACTTCTCGTACGGCGGGCTGGCCATCGAGCATGGCCGGACGGTGCCGCTGCGCGCCCACATGCAGAGCCTGGGCCGCGGGCAGGCCGAGGGCACGCTGGTGATGGAGGGCGTGCCGCTGTCGGTGTTCATCGAGGCCGACACCCCTGACTGGCGGCAACTGCTGTGGTACGACCGCCGCCTGGTCGACGGCGGGACGCGGCTGGACTTCGACTACATCCGGCGGACGACGCTGCGGCCGTTCGGGCTGATCCTCATGGGGCCGGCGGCCGCCGGGCAGACGGTGGAGCTGAAGATGGGCTTCTCGCTGCGCGGGACGGAGCAGGCGCGGGCCAACCTGGACGACGAGCTGGGGCTGGGCCGCACCCGGTTCGACAAGTGCCGGTCGCGCACGCGCAAGAAGTGGTCGTCGCACTTCGACCAGGTGAAGGTCGACGGCGGGACGGAGGCGCGGCGGACGGTCTTCGCCACCAGCCTGTACCACTCGCTGATCAAGCCGTGCTTCGCCGACGACGAGAGCCCGTTCTGGCCGACGCCCGGGCCGTTCGTGTTCGACATCTGCACGATGTGGGACATCTACAAGACGCAGATCCCGCTGATCACGGCGCTGGCGCCACGTCGGGGCGCGGCGCTGCTGGAGTCGCTGATCCGGGTGTGCGAGGAAGAGGGCAACTTCCCGATCGGCTACCGCATGGCCAAGGGTGCGGACCGGTTCTTCCGCCAGGGCAGCGCGCTGGCGCACACGGCGCTCGCCGACGGGTACCTGCTCGGCCTGGACGGCATCGACTGGGACTGGGCGCTGGTGCACATGCAGGACGACCTGCGCCGGGTGTACGGCGAGGACTTCCTCGAGAAGGACGTCGTGCATCCGGTGACGCACACGCTCGACCTCGCCTACGGCTACCACTGCACGTCGCTCATCGCCCGCGGCCTCGGCGACCGCCGGCTGGCCGACGAGCTGGAGCGGCGGGCCAAGCACTGGGCCAACGCGTTCGAGCCGGAGACCGGGCTGCTGGCGAAGTCGACGTACTACGAGGGCGGCCGGTGGAACTACTCGTTCCGGCTGCTGCACGACATGGCCGGGCGGATCGAGCTGGCCGGCGGCGACGACCGGTTCGTCGAGCTGCTCGACGCGTTCTTCGGCTACGGTCAGCCGCCGGTCCGGCAGCTCGGCACGCCGCCGTTCGCCGACGAGTACCGCGCCGGCGCCGCGCTTCACCGGTTCGAGGGCCTCAACAACGAGCCTGACATGGAGGCGCCCTGGGCGTACCACTACGCGGGCCGGCCGGACCGGACCGCGCAGATCGTCCAGGCGGCGCTCGCGTACCAGTTCGCGCCGACCCGCGGCGGGCTGCCCGGCAACGACGACTCCGGCGCTCTGAGCTCGTGGTACGTGTGGGCGTCACTGGGCTTGTTCCCCGTCGCCGGGCAGAATCTGTTCCTGGTGAACGCGCCGGCATTCGCCACCGCCAGCCTCGAGATCGGCGGCAACGAGTTCCTCATCGAGACGATCGGACACCGCGAGACGCCGATCAGCTACGAGACGGGAACTGCACCGGCACCGCAGTTCGTACAATCGGCAACTTTCAACGGCAAGCCGCTCGACGGCGGATTCATCACGGGAAACGAGCTGCACGGCGGTGGCCGCCTGCAGATCGAACTGGGTCCGGAACCCTCGGCCTGGGCGACGAAGGAGCGTCCGCCGTCGGTCTCGGACCGTACTGACGGTTAG
- a CDS encoding glycosyltransferase gives MSRPTRRLVIVVRADPVICGHSGEARNLAEVALTRGFDDVRIVTWPIPALQAAGLPLKPLDSILPYSPGITVERPEPVGDYRVPDGRYLLGLTSRLYELFTDGVPTVCISMYLSPHTNAVVEALHGARAGGAGFGVTTIAKAVGSDITNIVRTTLAEGRAGAAAFLLTTFLANDACVAVSEYTRDLIVESALQVDAVCGTRFAAECAARVSVSYPPIDTAAYVDLDPAAVDAALARRGLRRDGYVLFLSRVTLAKGVDDLVAAYQASAGREHVRLVIAGTGPELAQLRALAAGDDRIDFLTDVSDEEKPLLMTGSAAFVLPSKPRPEFVETFGIALVEAMLAGGGPVITTTTGGIPESVGGTAIEVAAGDPAGLAAAIDRAVLELTPEDRQAAALRARAYAMRFDRVQVFDGLIDGLAVPAG, from the coding sequence ATGAGCCGACCCACCCGCCGCTTGGTGATCGTCGTCCGCGCCGATCCGGTGATCTGCGGTCATTCGGGCGAGGCTCGCAACCTCGCCGAAGTCGCGCTCACCAGAGGGTTCGACGACGTCCGCATCGTGACGTGGCCGATACCCGCCCTTCAGGCGGCCGGCCTGCCGCTCAAGCCGCTGGACTCCATCCTCCCGTACAGCCCGGGCATCACCGTCGAGCGGCCCGAGCCGGTCGGCGACTATCGCGTCCCGGACGGACGGTACCTGCTCGGCCTGACCAGCCGGCTCTACGAGCTGTTCACCGACGGCGTCCCGACGGTGTGCATCTCGATGTACCTGTCGCCGCACACGAACGCCGTCGTCGAGGCGTTGCACGGCGCCCGGGCCGGCGGCGCCGGGTTCGGCGTCACGACCATCGCCAAGGCGGTCGGCTCCGACATCACGAACATCGTCCGCACCACCCTCGCCGAGGGCCGGGCCGGCGCCGCGGCCTTCCTGCTGACGACGTTCCTGGCCAACGACGCGTGCGTAGCGGTGTCGGAGTACACCCGCGACCTCATCGTCGAGTCGGCGCTGCAGGTCGACGCCGTCTGCGGGACCCGATTCGCCGCCGAGTGCGCCGCCCGCGTCAGCGTCAGCTACCCGCCCATCGACACCGCCGCGTACGTCGACCTCGACCCCGCCGCCGTCGACGCGGCGCTGGCCCGCCGTGGCCTGCGCCGCGACGGGTACGTGCTGTTCCTGTCGCGGGTCACGCTGGCGAAAGGCGTCGACGACCTTGTCGCGGCCTATCAGGCGTCGGCCGGACGCGAGCACGTCAGGCTCGTCATCGCCGGCACCGGGCCCGAGCTGGCTCAGCTGCGGGCGCTGGCTGCCGGCGACGACCGCATCGACTTCCTCACCGACGTCAGCGACGAGGAGAAGCCGCTGCTGATGACCGGGAGCGCCGCGTTCGTGCTGCCCAGCAAGCCGCGGCCGGAGTTCGTCGAGACGTTCGGCATCGCGCTGGTCGAGGCGATGCTGGCCGGCGGCGGACCGGTCATCACGACGACGACGGGCGGCATTCCCGAGTCGGTCGGCGGCACCGCCATCGAGGTCGCGGCCGGCGACCCGGCCGGGCTCGCGGCGGCCATCGACCGCGCGGTGCTCGAGCTGACGCCCGAGGACCGGCAGGCGGCGGCGCTGCGGGCGCGGGCGTACGCGATGCGGTTCGACCGCGTGCAGGTCTTCGACGGGCTGATCGACGGCCTCGCCGTCCCGGCCGGCTGA
- a CDS encoding EthD family reductase, whose amino-acid sequence MARVTFLYPKTDESTFDMDYYTSTHMPMLAAALGDDCQSWGADKITSGPFEAIGWALVSSAQAFGAAMTEKGAEISADVANYTNVRPDVVMGDVVR is encoded by the coding sequence ATGGCCCGCGTGACGTTCCTCTATCCGAAGACCGACGAGTCGACGTTTGACATGGACTACTACACGTCGACGCACATGCCGATGCTCGCCGCCGCGCTCGGCGACGACTGTCAGAGCTGGGGCGCCGACAAGATCACCAGCGGCCCGTTCGAGGCGATTGGTTGGGCGCTCGTGTCGAGCGCCCAAGCGTTCGGCGCAGCGATGACCGAAAAGGGCGCCGAGATCAGTGCTGATGTCGCCAACTACACCAACGTGCGCCCCGACGTGGTCATGGGAGACGTTGTCAGATAG